Proteins encoded in a region of the Quercus lobata isolate SW786 chromosome 8, ValleyOak3.0 Primary Assembly, whole genome shotgun sequence genome:
- the LOC115955753 gene encoding NF-X1-type zinc finger protein NFXL2, translated as MTSTNDDHRHRQFSDSDSDSDHGHTGSSSLLHADLSNSIFKSYLEFTNQSSPSASDLSKIQSFLTTSSSGALSCLICLERIKPSHPTWSCSSLCFAVFHLACIQSWSRQSSDLSAARATTRLPISSQHASEISTWNCPKCRVQYSRSQIPKHYHCFCGKLQDPPSDDPWILPHSCGEVCNRPLKHNCGHNCFLLCHPGPCPSCPKLIKSKCYCGAVSEVRRCGFKNFSCNNLCSKRLQCGVHKCAQPCHDGPCPPCAARAFYACRCGKEKQERECHDREFRCEGACNRALKCGKHRCEKGCHEIGGCGECPLQGKRACPCGKRVYEGMPCDVTTPLCGATCDKTLSCGLHRCHERCHRGTCMETCRIVVIKSCRCGSLRKEVPCYQDLACERKCQIMRDCGRHACKRRCCDGDCPPCSEVCGRKLRCKNHKCPAPCHRGACAPCPVMVTISCACGETHFEVPCGTEMDQKPPRCPKQCHIARLCRHGSNSKPHKCHYGGCPPCRLICDEEYPCGHKCNLRCHGPISPPNPEFTLKPKKKKSIHQTEYTPGSPCPPCPELVWRSCVGQHVGADRMMVCSDKTQFSCDNLCGNPLSCGNHYCTKTCHALKNLSATTFKKERSNSCEECHLPCQKERRPTCSHPCPLPCHPGECPPCKVLVKRSCHCGSMVHVFECLYYNSLSEKEQMAVRSCGGPCHRKLPNCTHLCPETCHPGACPSPDKCRKKVFVRCKCQTLKKEWFCQDVQAAHRNAGSDPRDIPKNQYGIGLLPCNSACKSKVQVVDSELHSRKSKVMEEKEPETEKNVPKRKRRRQQVQEGKQISRLQKIVAAMKWLLLIVTLVVVLIAIANYGYKGLMWLSDWMNEVEEQRQRRTYRRV; from the exons ATGACCTCGACCAACGACGACCACCGCCACCGCCAATTCTCCGACTCCGATTCCGACTCAGACCACGGCCACACCGGATCCTCCTCCCTCCTCCACGCCGACCTCTCCAACTCCATTTTCAAATCCTACCTCGAATTCACCAACCAATCATCTCCCTCCGCGTCGGACCTCTCCAAAATCCAATCCTTCCTCACCACCTCCTCCTCCGGCGCTCTCTCCTGCCTCATATGCCTCGAGCGCATCAAACCTTCTCACCCGACGTGGTCCTGCTCCTCCCTCTGCTTCGCCGTCTTCCACCTCGCCTGCATCCAGAGCTGGTCCCGCCAGTCCTCCGATCTCTCCGCCGCGCGCGCCACCACGCGCCTCCCCATCTCCTCCCAGCACGCCTCCGAAATCTCCACCTGGAACTGCCCCAAGTGCCGCGTCCAATACTCCAGATCCCAAATCCCTAAACACTACCACTGCTTTTGCGGAAAATTACAAGACCCGCCCTCCGACGACCCGTGGATCCTACCGCACTCTTGCGGCGAGGTCTGTAACCGTCCTTTAAAACACAACTGCGGCCATAACTGCTTCCTGCTGTGCCACCCTGGCCCCTGCCCTTCCTGCCCGAAACTCATCAAATCCAAATGCTATTGCGGCGCCGTTTCCGAAGTCCGCCGCTGCGGCTTCAAAAACTTCTCCTGCAACAACCTCTGCTCGAAACGGTTACAATGCGGGGTCCACAAATGCGCCCAGCCCTGCCACGACGGGCCCTGCCCTCCCTGCGCGGCGCGTGCGTTCTACGCGTGCCGGTGCGGGAAGGAAAAGCAAGAAAGGGAGTGTCACGATCGCGAGTTTCGGTGCGAGGGCGCGTGCAACAGGGCGTTGAAATGCGGGAAGCATCGATGCGAGAAAGGGTGCCATGAGATTGGCGGGTGCGGGGAGTGTCCGCTACAAGGGAAACGGGCGTGTCCGTGCGGGAAGAGAGTGTATGAAGGGATGCCCTGCGATGTTACGACGCCGTTGTGCGGTGCGACTTGCGATAAGACTTTGAGCTGTGGTCTGCATAGGTGTCACGAGCGGTGCCACCGTGGGACGTGTATGGAGACTTGTAGAATCGTCGTGATCAAGTCGTGCCGGTGTGGGAGCCTCAGGAAAGAG GTTCCTTGTTATCAAGATTTGGCATGTGAAAGGAAGTGCCAGATAATGCGGGACTGTGGGCGTCATGCTTGTAAGCGTCGTTGCTGTGACGGGGATTGCCCTCCATGCTCAGAG GTTTGTGGCAGGAAGCTAAGATGTAAGAACCATAAATGCCCTGCCCCGTGCCATAG AGGTGCCTGTGCTCCTTGCCCAGTGATGGTGACAATTTCATGTGCTTGTGGTGAGACACACTTTGAG GTTCCTTGTGGTACTGAGATGGATCAAAAGCCTCCTAGATGTCCCAAGCAATGCCATATTGCTCGTTTATGCAGGCATGGATCAAATAGCAAG cCACACAAATGCCATTATGGTGGTTGCCCCCCATGTCGGTTAATTTGCGATGAAGAATATCCATGTGGCCATAAGTGCAATCTAAG GTGTCATGGCCCTATATCTCCTCCTAATCCTGAATTTACAttgaaaccaaagaaaaagaagtcaaTACATCAGACTGAATATACGCCTGGTTCTCCATGCCCTCCTTGCCCAGAACTGGTTTGGAGATCATGTGTTGGCCAACATGTTGGGGCAGATAGAATG ATGGTGTGCTCAGATAAAACACAATTTTCCTGTGATAATTTATGCGGAAATCCTTTATCTTGCGGCAATCATTATTGCACTAAAACTTGCCATGCCTTGAAGAACCTTTCTGCAACAACcttcaagaaagaaagaagcaatTCTTGTGAAGAGTGTCATCTTCCTTGCCAAAAG GAGAGAAGACCCACATGTTCTCATCCTTGCCCCTTGCCATGTCATCCTGGAGAATGTCCTCCTTGCAAAGTACTTGTAAAACGATCATGTCATTGTGGTTCAATGGTCCATGTCTTTGAGTGTTTATACTACAACAGCCTGTCTGAAAAGGAGCAGATGGCTGTTCGCTCATGTGGTGGACCTTGTCATAG GAAGTTGCCCAATTGTACACATCTATGCCCAGAGACGTGTCATCCTGGTGCATGCCCATCTCCTGACAAGTGCCGCAAGAAG GTTTTTGTTCGTTGTAAATGCCAAACCTTGAAAAAAGAATGGTTTTGTCAAGATGTGCAAGCAGCCCATCGGAATGCTGGTTCAGATCCCAGAGATATACCAAAAAATCAGTACGGAATTGGACTTCTTCCTTGCAATTCTGCTTGCAAGAGTAAAGTACAAGTTGTTGATTCAGAGTTACACTCACGTAAATCTAAAGTCATGGAG